The Megalops cyprinoides isolate fMegCyp1 chromosome 19, fMegCyp1.pri, whole genome shotgun sequence genome has a window encoding:
- the cdk21 gene encoding cyclin-dependent kinase 6 encodes MDTHTCNDAEDYEILVDIGEGAYGKVFKARETKGQQRLVALKKLNIPNDLESGIPAFMIREVALLRKMEYFNHPNIVKLLNVSAILRNRTLDLTLVFEYIDQDLSTFLASAPSTGLSREKIKDVMRQLLHGLDFLHTNMLVHRDLKPDNVLVSSRGEVKIADFGLSRIYTYHIALTPCVVTLWYRAPEVLLHSGYMPSVDIWSAGCIFAELFLLRPLFREYSEARQLQKIFEVIGLPGEEDWPVESPISYSSNWGTGARSAQLLPNLSQQENDLLSQCLTFNPTKRISASRALAHSFLAGP; translated from the exons ATGGACACCCACACCTGCAATGATGCTGAGGATTACGAAATACTGGTGGACATTGGAGAGGGAGCCTACGGCAAAGTGTTCAAAGCCAGAGAGACCAAGGGCCAGCAACGGCTCGTTGCGCTGAAGAAGCTAAACATACCAAACGATCTAGAAAGCGGCATCCCTGCTTTCATGATCCGGGAGGTGGCGCTGTTACGAAAAATGGAGTACTTCAACCACCCAAATATTGTAAA GTTACTCAACGTCTCCGCTATACTCCGGAATCGAACGCTGGACTTAACGTTGGTTTTTGAGTACATTGATCAGGACTTGTCAACGTTCCTTGCCTCAGCTCCATCCACTGGGCTGAGTCGTGAAAAAATTAAA GATGTGATGCGGCAGCTGTTGCATGGCTTGGATTTCCTCCACACCAACATGCTGGTGCATCGTGACCTCAAGCCAGACAATGTGCTGGTCAGCAGTCGAGGGGAGGTCAAAATTGCTGACTTTGGACTGTCACGAATCTACACCTATCATATTGCTCTTACTCCCTGT GTGGTGACGCTGTGGTACAGGGCACCAGAGGTCCTGCTCCACTCTGGCTACATGCCCTCTGTGGACATTTGGAGCGCTGGGTGCATTTTTGCTGAGCTCTTCCTCCTTAG GCCCTTGTTCCGTGAATACTCTGAGGCACGACAACTCCAGAAGATATTTGA AGTAATTGGTCTGCCCGGGGAGGAGGACTGGCCAGTGGAGAGCCCGATTTCATACTCTTCAAACTGGGGAACAGGTGCTAGATCTGCCCAGTTGCTACCCAACCTGAGCCAACAAGAGAATGATCTGCTAAGC CAATGTCTGACGTTCAACCCCACCAAGAGAATCTCGGCCTCCAGAGCTTTGGCCCACTCGTTCCTGGCAGGCCCCTGA